Proteins encoded by one window of Enterococcus saccharolyticus subsp. saccharolyticus:
- a CDS encoding VOC family protein encodes MKMAHTCVRVKDLDASLDFYTKAFGFEESRRRDFPDAKFTLVYLTLPGDDYELELTYNYDHPGYDLGDGYGHIAISSDDVEGLHAKHQEAGFNVTDLKGLPGVPPSYYFIIDPDGYKIEVIRER; translated from the coding sequence ATGAAAATGGCACACACTTGTGTACGTGTAAAAGATTTAGACGCATCGTTAGACTTCTACACAAAAGCATTTGGTTTTGAAGAAAGTCGCCGTCGCGATTTCCCAGATGCAAAATTCACATTAGTTTATTTAACCTTACCCGGAGATGATTACGAATTAGAATTGACTTATAATTACGATCATCCAGGTTATGATTTAGGCGATGGTTACGGCCATATCGCGATTTCATCAGACGATGTTGAAGGGTTACATGCCAAACATCAAGAAGCTGGCTTCAACGTAACTGATTTAAAAGGTTTACCAGGTGTTCCTCCTTCTTATTACTTCATCATCGACCCAGATGGATACAAAATCGAAGTTATCCGCGAACGCTAA
- a CDS encoding gamma-glutamyl-gamma-aminobutyrate hydrolase family protein, whose amino-acid sequence MKPIIGIAGNERTMTMGETFWLSYTSRNFVEGIQAADGLPLVLPIGQPEDAKTYIQRIDKLLLGGGHDVNPKLYGQEPHPYLEEINEKRDAFELRLIDEAIKQGKPIFGICRGMQLVNVAFGGTLHQDISLFGPTKIKHVQESEMNKRTHPVQIKAASRLATFLPEAYSVNSYHHQTIKDVAPNFTATAHAPDGIIEAIEANDLPIMAIQWHPELTRSTFDTEQQLFTYFVQKL is encoded by the coding sequence TTGAAACCAATTATTGGTATTGCAGGAAACGAACGCACAATGACCATGGGTGAGACGTTTTGGCTCTCTTATACCTCGCGTAATTTTGTAGAAGGTATTCAAGCTGCAGACGGCTTGCCACTGGTCTTACCCATAGGACAACCCGAAGACGCAAAAACATATATTCAACGAATTGATAAGTTACTCTTAGGAGGTGGCCACGATGTCAATCCTAAATTATACGGCCAAGAACCTCATCCTTACTTAGAAGAAATCAACGAAAAACGAGATGCATTTGAACTAAGATTAATTGATGAAGCAATCAAGCAAGGTAAACCGATTTTCGGTATTTGTCGTGGTATGCAATTAGTAAATGTTGCGTTTGGTGGTACCTTGCATCAAGATATTTCTTTATTTGGTCCGACCAAAATTAAACATGTCCAAGAATCAGAGATGAACAAACGGACACATCCTGTTCAAATCAAAGCCGCTAGTCGTTTAGCAACTTTTTTACCAGAAGCCTATTCGGTTAATTCTTACCATCATCAAACCATAAAAGACGTAGCACCAAACTTTACCGCCACTGCCCACGCACCGGATGGCATTATTGAAGCAATCGAAGCCAATGACTTACCTATTATGGCCATTCAATGGCATCCAGAATTAACACGTAGCACCTTTGACACCGAGCAACAGTTATTCACTTATTTTGTCCAAAAATTATAA